From a region of the Triticum aestivum cultivar Chinese Spring chromosome 7D, IWGSC CS RefSeq v2.1, whole genome shotgun sequence genome:
- the LOC123163941 gene encoding uncharacterized protein: MDKNPMLSGGRREERRSKLRRYDDECGTRMCDERYDDDATLRTTVLGREVALREGMALMTAYFGELKKLGMLRWAYYKEHRDSIKESLAIINRRIKKYKECRLESGLFYLVPNLMTGRVTVRSHLHHMPIKEATRKRRLELQKREDALDRYNKGGQGSVVSDDATSVSPVKRLLFSTMCSMIVGCVIIFV; this comes from the exons ATGGACAAGAACCCCATGCTCAGCGGTGGCAG ACGCGAAGAACGACGCAGCAAATTGAGACGCTATGACGACGAGTGTGGTACAAGGATGTGCGATGAACGCTATGACGACGATGCCACGCTCCGAACGACAGTGTTGGGCCGTGAAGTAGCTCTGAGAGAGGGCATGGCTTTGATGACGGCCTACTTCGGCGAGCTTAAGAAACTGGGCATGCTCCGTTGGGCATATTACAAGGAACATCGAGACAGCATAAAAGAATCGCTGGCCATAATCAACCGGAGAATCAAGAAATACAAAGAATGTCGCTTGGAGTCTGGATTGTTCTATTTGGTGCCAAATCTTATGACTGGCAGGGTCACGGTCCGGAGTCACTTGCACCACATGCcgatcaaggaagcaacgaggaagcgaAGGTTAGAACTCCAAAAGAGAGAAGATGCTCTCGACAGATATAACAAGGGTGGCCAGGGATCTGTGGTCTCCGACGACGCTACTTCTGTTTCCCCCGTAAAGAGATTGTTGTTCTCCACTATGTGCTCCATGATCGTAGGTTGTGTAATTATCTTTGTTTAA